A genomic region of Larus michahellis chromosome 25, bLarMic1.1, whole genome shotgun sequence contains the following coding sequences:
- the LOC141734900 gene encoding uncharacterized protein LOC141734900: protein MPSLADPETPPLSPCPCRCQCRCRSRSRRRLLPVLAALGAAALGAAAAAAALLMVLREGSPPPQVATAAHMLLSAGSLAVPAGPIWRYEEGIKGVFLSGDVQMTAGELRVTTGGLYLLYGQFALVCTAPTCPHRNVTLQLWRSRSQRPLLTVPLTLPKGAGSQSVRSGLAQAIGQLQTGDVLSLALEGDTDKDGWQLAQDEREGNFVGLLRIAGGDTWGDKGVTSGV from the exons ATGCCGTCGCTCGCCGACCCCGAgacccccccgctgtccccctgtccctgtcggTGCCAGTGCCGGTGCCGGTCCCGGAGCCGTCGCCGCCTCCTCCCGGTTCTCGCCGCCCTCGGAGCCGCCGCTctcggggccgccgccgccgccgccgcgctcctgATGGTGCTCCGGGAAGGGTCCCCCCCGCCGCAG gttgccaccgccgcccacatgctGCTGAGCGCTG gcTCCTTGGCGGTGCCAGCGGGACCCATTTGGCGTTATGAAGAAGGCATCAAGGGCGTCTTCCTCAGCGGTGATGTCCAGATGACAGCCGGGGAGCTGCGGGTGACAACGGGTGGCCTCTACCTCCTCTACGGCCAATTCGCCCTGGTCTGCACGGCACCCACCTGTCCCCATCGCAATGTCACCCTCCAGCTCTGGCGCTCCAGGTCACAGCGCCCGTTGCTCACCGTGCCGTTGACGCTGCCCAAGGGTGCAGGATCCCAATCAGTACGTTCTGGTTTGGCCCAAGCCATCGGGCAGCTCCAAACCGGAGACGTCCTCAGCCTGGCGCTGGAAGGGGACACAGACAAGGACGggtggcagctggcacaggacGAGCGGGAGGGCAATTTCGTAGGGTTGCTGCGTATCGCCGGGGGTGACACGTGGGGTGACAAGGGGGTGACCAGCGGGGTTTGA
- the LOC141734792 gene encoding tumor necrosis factor ligand superfamily member 14-like, giving the protein MGDGVFTVAGPWPPLPPPQAPMCAATPPTPTWRRRVRGVAWGRWVLGTLVALALVAVAVQGWVLAGVRGDLQRVMAQLQGNQPLSEKMLQDRPPTRKPAAHLIAGADLSSQPNGSLRWEPGKSWAFIRGLGYREGSLVCRQPGLYFVYSKVQLGAPGCPVRAATLHGIHKRTPRYPGILDLLVTKVVYCPQPHGTPWARQSFLGGLVRLEAGDEVFTRVQAPELVRAVDGTRSYFGMFMV; this is encoded by the exons ATGGGGGACGGCGTCTTCACCGTAGCGGGGCCCTGGccaccgctgccccccccccaggcacccatgtgtgctgccaccccccccaccccgacgtGGCGGCGGCGGGTCCGGGGGGTGGCTTGGGGCCGGTGGGTGTTGGGGACGCTGGTGGCCCTGGCACTGGTGGCGGTGGCAgtgcagggctgggtgctggcaggggtcCGGGGGGACCTGCAGAGGGTGATGGCGCAGCTGCAG GGGAACCAGCCGCTGTCGGAGAAGATGCTGCAAG ACCGCCCCCCAACAAGGAAACCAGCAGCTCATCTCATAg CCGGCGCCGACCTCTCCTCCCAACCCAACGGGTCCCTTCGGTGGGAACCGGGCAAGTCTTGGGCCTTCATCCGCGGCTTGGGCTACCGCGAGGGCTCCCTCGTTTGCCGCCAGCCCGGCCTTTACTTCGTCTACTCCAAGGTGCAACTGGGCGCTCCCGGGTGCCCGGTTCGCGCCGCCACCCTCCACGGCATCCACAAACGCACGCCGCGGTACCCGGGGATCCTCGACCTGTTGGTGACGAAGGTGGTTTATTGTCCCCAACCCCACGGGACGCCCTGGGCCCGGCAGAGTTTCCTGGGGGGGTTGGTGCGGCTGGAAGCGGGGGACGAGGTGTTCACCCGGGTGCAGGCCCCCGAGCTGGTGCGGGCGGTGGACGGCACCCGCTCCTACTTCGGGATGTTCATGGTGTga
- the HACL2 gene encoding 2-hydroxyacyl-CoA lyase 2 isoform X1, which produces MGPGDTPVGRGTPMGGPVVTSPSPSPSSSQRPGIPMDLLAGIGCACAGLLVVALVVAAHRLGLLYQLFHKVDPQSPRHGGELVAEVLKAHGVRFLFTLAGGHISPILVASEKVGIRVVDTRHEATAVFAADAVSRLSGRIGVAAVTAGPGVTNTVTAVKNAQMAESPLLLIGGAAATLQKGRGALQDIDQLSLFKTLCKTCVSVRAVRDIVPALRKAIVTAQSGTPGPVFVELPIDVLYPFHVVEKEIGGTKSARGLRGKMVRWYLQNYIRNLFAGAWEPKDMSPLPVQMPLATEDEVQRCAELVSRAKKPLVLVGSQAMLPPTPAEELRAALEALGIPCYLGGAARGLLPPGSPLLLRQNRRDALRDADLVLLAGAVCDFRLSYGRLFGRGAAIVAVNRNREQLLRNSDVFWKPRLAVQGDAASFVVRLARSLQGFACPGDWGEQLREAERKKETANREKAATPTPQHLNPLDLLHRLDALLPPESLLVADGGDFVGTAAYIVRPRRPLTWLDPGAFGTLGVGGGFALGAKLCRPDAEVWVLYGDGSLGYSLMEFDTFVRHKTPIIALVGNDACWSQISREQVALLGSNVACGLEYLDYHAVAEALGGKGFVVGRPDHERLDTVLRAAQDACRQGHPVLINALIGKTDFRDGSISV; this is translated from the exons ATGGGGCCGGGGGACACCCCGGTGGGGCGGGGGACACCCATGGGG GGACCCGTCGTCACCTCGCCGTCACCGTCACCCAGCAG CTCCCAGCGCCCCGGCATTCCCATGGATCTCCTTGCCGGCATCGGCTGCGCCTGTGCTGGGCTCctggtggtggcactggtggtggcAGCCCATCGCTTGGGGCTCCTCTACCAACTCTTCCATAAG GTGGACCCCCAAAGTCCCCGGCACGGTGGGGAGTTGGTGGCGGAGGTGTTGAAGGCACATGGCGTCCGCTTCCTCTTCACCTTGGCTGGTGGCCACATCTCCCCCATCTTGGTAGCCAGCGAGAAGGTGGGCATCCGCGTGGTGGACACCCGGCACGAGGCCACCGCTGTCTTTGCTGCTGATGCCGTCTCCAGGCTCTCGG GTCGCATCGGTGTGGCCGCCGTCACCGCCGGTCCCGGTGTCACCAACACGGTGACGGCCGTCAAGAATGCCCAGATGGCCGAGTCACCGTTGCTGCTCATCGGGGGAGCCGCCGCCACGCTGCAGAAG GGTCGGGGAGCGCTGCAGGACATCGACCAGCTCTCGCTCTTCAAGACGCTCTGCAAAACCTGCGTCTCGGTGCGCGCCGTCCGCGACATCGTCCCCGCCCTCCGCAAAGCCATCGTCACCGCGCAGTCGGGGACCcccg GACCCGTCTTCGTGGAGCTCCCCATCGATGTCCTCTACCCCTTCCACGTGGTGGAGAAGGAGATCGGGGGCACCAAGAGCGCCCGGGGGTTGCGGGGAAAGATGGTGCGGTG GTACCTCCAAAACTACATCCGGAACCTCTTTGCGGGTGCCTGGGAGCCCAAGGACATGTCCCCGTTGCCCGTGCAGATGCCACTGGCCACCGAGGATGAG GTGCAGCGATGCGCGGAACTGGTGAGCCGGGCCAAAAAGCCGCTGGTGCTGGTGGGCAGCCAGGCCATGCTGCCGCCCACCCCGGCCGAGGAGCTGCG GGCGGCGCTGGAGGCCCTGGGCATCCCCTGCTACCTGGGGGGCGCGGCGCGGGGGCTTctgccccccggcagccccctcctcctgcgcCAGAACCGCCGCGACGCCCTCCGCGACGCCGacctggtgctgctggcag GCGCCGTCTGTGATTTTCGCCTCTCCTACGGCCGCCTCTTCGGCCGCGGCGCCGCCATCGTGGCCGTTAACCGGAACCGGGAGCAGCTTCTCCGTAATTCCGATGTTTTCTGGAAACCCCGGCTCGCCGTGCAAG GCGATGCCGCCTCCTTCGTGGTGCGGTTGGCGCGGAGCCTGCAGGGCTTCGCCTGCCCCGGGGACTGGGGGGAGCAGCTGCGGGAAGCCGAGAGGAAAAAGGAGACGGCCAACCG GGAGAAGGCAGCGACCCCCACCCCGCAACACCTGAACCCCCTGGACCTGCTGCACCGCCTGGACGCGCTGCTGCCCCCCGAGAGCCTCCTCGTGGCCGACGGGGGGGACTTCGTGGGCACCGCCGCCTACATCGTCCGTCCCCGACGTCCCCTCACCTGGCTGGATCCCG GAGCTTTCGGCACGCTGGGAGTCGGCGGAGGGTTCGCGCTCGGTGCCAAGCTCTGCCGTCCCGACGCGGAG GTTTGGGTCCTCTACGGTGACGGCTCGCTGGGCTACAGCTTGATGGAGTTCGACACCTTCGTGCGGCACAAG ACGCCCATCATCGCGCTGGTGGGCAACGACGCGTGCTGGAGCCAGATTTCCCGGGAACAAGTGGCTTTGCTGGGCAGCAATGTGGCGTGTGGCCTCGAGTACCTGG ACTACCACGCGGTGGCCGAAGCTCTGGGTGGCAAAGGCTTCGTGGTGGGTCGCCCGGACCATGAGCGGCTGGACACTGTCCTCCGTGCTGCGCAGGACGCGTGCCGCCAAGGCCACCCCGTCCTCATCAACGCCCTCATCGGCAAGACCGACTTCCGTGATGGCTCCATCTCCGTCTAG
- the HACL2 gene encoding 2-hydroxyacyl-CoA lyase 2 isoform X2: MDLLAGIGCACAGLLVVALVVAAHRLGLLYQLFHKVDPQSPRHGGELVAEVLKAHGVRFLFTLAGGHISPILVASEKVGIRVVDTRHEATAVFAADAVSRLSGRIGVAAVTAGPGVTNTVTAVKNAQMAESPLLLIGGAAATLQKGRGALQDIDQLSLFKTLCKTCVSVRAVRDIVPALRKAIVTAQSGTPGPVFVELPIDVLYPFHVVEKEIGGTKSARGLRGKMVRWYLQNYIRNLFAGAWEPKDMSPLPVQMPLATEDEVQRCAELVSRAKKPLVLVGSQAMLPPTPAEELRAALEALGIPCYLGGAARGLLPPGSPLLLRQNRRDALRDADLVLLAGAVCDFRLSYGRLFGRGAAIVAVNRNREQLLRNSDVFWKPRLAVQGDAASFVVRLARSLQGFACPGDWGEQLREAERKKETANREKAATPTPQHLNPLDLLHRLDALLPPESLLVADGGDFVGTAAYIVRPRRPLTWLDPGAFGTLGVGGGFALGAKLCRPDAEVWVLYGDGSLGYSLMEFDTFVRHKTPIIALVGNDACWSQISREQVALLGSNVACGLEYLDYHAVAEALGGKGFVVGRPDHERLDTVLRAAQDACRQGHPVLINALIGKTDFRDGSISV, encoded by the exons ATGGATCTCCTTGCCGGCATCGGCTGCGCCTGTGCTGGGCTCctggtggtggcactggtggtggcAGCCCATCGCTTGGGGCTCCTCTACCAACTCTTCCATAAG GTGGACCCCCAAAGTCCCCGGCACGGTGGGGAGTTGGTGGCGGAGGTGTTGAAGGCACATGGCGTCCGCTTCCTCTTCACCTTGGCTGGTGGCCACATCTCCCCCATCTTGGTAGCCAGCGAGAAGGTGGGCATCCGCGTGGTGGACACCCGGCACGAGGCCACCGCTGTCTTTGCTGCTGATGCCGTCTCCAGGCTCTCGG GTCGCATCGGTGTGGCCGCCGTCACCGCCGGTCCCGGTGTCACCAACACGGTGACGGCCGTCAAGAATGCCCAGATGGCCGAGTCACCGTTGCTGCTCATCGGGGGAGCCGCCGCCACGCTGCAGAAG GGTCGGGGAGCGCTGCAGGACATCGACCAGCTCTCGCTCTTCAAGACGCTCTGCAAAACCTGCGTCTCGGTGCGCGCCGTCCGCGACATCGTCCCCGCCCTCCGCAAAGCCATCGTCACCGCGCAGTCGGGGACCcccg GACCCGTCTTCGTGGAGCTCCCCATCGATGTCCTCTACCCCTTCCACGTGGTGGAGAAGGAGATCGGGGGCACCAAGAGCGCCCGGGGGTTGCGGGGAAAGATGGTGCGGTG GTACCTCCAAAACTACATCCGGAACCTCTTTGCGGGTGCCTGGGAGCCCAAGGACATGTCCCCGTTGCCCGTGCAGATGCCACTGGCCACCGAGGATGAG GTGCAGCGATGCGCGGAACTGGTGAGCCGGGCCAAAAAGCCGCTGGTGCTGGTGGGCAGCCAGGCCATGCTGCCGCCCACCCCGGCCGAGGAGCTGCG GGCGGCGCTGGAGGCCCTGGGCATCCCCTGCTACCTGGGGGGCGCGGCGCGGGGGCTTctgccccccggcagccccctcctcctgcgcCAGAACCGCCGCGACGCCCTCCGCGACGCCGacctggtgctgctggcag GCGCCGTCTGTGATTTTCGCCTCTCCTACGGCCGCCTCTTCGGCCGCGGCGCCGCCATCGTGGCCGTTAACCGGAACCGGGAGCAGCTTCTCCGTAATTCCGATGTTTTCTGGAAACCCCGGCTCGCCGTGCAAG GCGATGCCGCCTCCTTCGTGGTGCGGTTGGCGCGGAGCCTGCAGGGCTTCGCCTGCCCCGGGGACTGGGGGGAGCAGCTGCGGGAAGCCGAGAGGAAAAAGGAGACGGCCAACCG GGAGAAGGCAGCGACCCCCACCCCGCAACACCTGAACCCCCTGGACCTGCTGCACCGCCTGGACGCGCTGCTGCCCCCCGAGAGCCTCCTCGTGGCCGACGGGGGGGACTTCGTGGGCACCGCCGCCTACATCGTCCGTCCCCGACGTCCCCTCACCTGGCTGGATCCCG GAGCTTTCGGCACGCTGGGAGTCGGCGGAGGGTTCGCGCTCGGTGCCAAGCTCTGCCGTCCCGACGCGGAG GTTTGGGTCCTCTACGGTGACGGCTCGCTGGGCTACAGCTTGATGGAGTTCGACACCTTCGTGCGGCACAAG ACGCCCATCATCGCGCTGGTGGGCAACGACGCGTGCTGGAGCCAGATTTCCCGGGAACAAGTGGCTTTGCTGGGCAGCAATGTGGCGTGTGGCCTCGAGTACCTGG ACTACCACGCGGTGGCCGAAGCTCTGGGTGGCAAAGGCTTCGTGGTGGGTCGCCCGGACCATGAGCGGCTGGACACTGTCCTCCGTGCTGCGCAGGACGCGTGCCGCCAAGGCCACCCCGTCCTCATCAACGCCCTCATCGGCAAGACCGACTTCCGTGATGGCTCCATCTCCGTCTAG
- the SYDE1 gene encoding rho GTPase-activating protein SYDE1 — MAEPLLRRTFSRLRGRDRPRGKKSDGKDREHPPPSPDSPVDPEAALVEPVPVASRKQNWARFSCGGRDERPPKSSPDLADTGEPDPAASSPQPGVEPPSEEEMEPAEEAEAVNGSGELGGPGRSPGHGAYLQSLERSSRHWVLSSVKGLGLDEPGSGAEADTGAAGSEGEIWYNPIPEDEDPQPGSSWQMRGRGSRDAERGRGGESPPKMGREEPPRGGLGTVEGSGPRGGTAPALPTAGRGEEPGAGRTQACGKMPIPCVSSGTGLPTPSPPPSPKKGRSLNKVKSPGTVRRLSMKMKKLPELRRKLSLRSPRPRGQEGGTSPSESRKESSNVISRYHLDSSVASRPGLPRAKAAGKGGYLSDGDSPELPAKAGMRGEAENGENGLDVGAFRPYSCGETPPRCGQHISGLVSVHLHGVRDLKPPRAEAREVFCVLQVDAANRARTALLPCKTAFLGLNHTFNLELEGARHLKVIVFSWDPTSCRNRLCCHGTVVLPHIFRGCRAQQLAVRLQPRGVLYSKFTLVEQWENPSEREPRVFGVELGQLVEREKTATKVPLLIQKCVAEIEKRGLKVVGLYRLCGSAAVKKELRDAFERDSAAVTLSEQLYPDINVITGILKDYLRELPTPLITPTLYHVVLEAMAKRPPRAPPAERDAVTLLDCLPAIEKATLTRLLDHLSLVASFHDFNRMNSQNIAVCFGPVLLTQNQEPRCSGPGTRGYAHCEDIASAVDFKRHIEVLHYLLQAWPAPRSALAPQLWEGAQPGCLQQQRGPVLRLDLLENAVVARHRPRGPESPPSNRYAGDWSICDHQFLLVPGAAGNADYDEAATGDDDSEVPPRRPPHQRTLLVADFALGEEPEAAFGPRLNLKDFDALILDLERELGKQINVCL, encoded by the exons AGCATCCTCCGCCGAGCCCCGATTCTCCGGTGGACCCTGAGGCGGCATTGGTGGAACCGGTGCCGGTGGCATCCCGCAAGCAGAACTGGGCCCGTTTTTCCTGTGGCGGCCGCGACGAGAGGCCTCCCAAATCCTCCCCAGATCTGGCGGACACCGGTGAACCGgaccctgctgccagcagcccccagcctggcgTTGAACCCCCCAGCGAGGAGGAGATGGAGCCAGCGGAGGAAGCCGAGGCGGTGAATGGCTCTGGGGAGCTCGGTGGTCCTGGTAGGAGCCCCGGTCATGGCGCCTATTTGCAGAGCTTGGAGCGGAGCAGCCGGCACTGGGTGCTGTCATCAGTGAAGGGACTGGGATTGGATGAACCGGGCAGTGGAGCCGAAGCGGATACTGGTGCTGCCGGCAGCGAGGGCGAGATCTGGTACAACCCCATCCCCGAAGATGAGGACCCCCAACCTGGCAGCTCCTGGCAAATGCGGGGCAGAGGGAGCCGCGACGCCGAGAGGGGCCGTGGTGGGGAGTCACCCCcaaagatggggagggaagagcCCCCCCGGGGCGGTTTGGGGACAGTGGAAGGCTCCGGACCCCGCGGTGGcacggccccggcgctgcccacGGCTGGACGAGGAGAGGAGCCAGGAGCCGGCAGGACCCAGGCTTGCG gGAAGATGCCCATCCCATGTGTGAGCTCGGGGACGGGGCtgcccaccccctcacccccccccagccccaagaaGGGCCGTTCGCTCAACAAGGTCAAGTCCCCGGGTACCGTCCGTCGCCTCTCCATGAAGATGAAGAAGCTGCCGGAGCTACGGAGGAAGCTGAGCCTACGCAGTCCCCGTCCGCGGGGCCAAGAGGGTGGCACCTCTCCCTCCGAATCCCGCAAGGAATCCAGCAATGTCATCAGCCGCTACCACCTAGACAGCAGCGTGGCTTCCCGGCCGGGGCTACCGCGAGCCAAAGCGGCCGGCAAAGGTGGCTACTTGAGCGACGGCGACTCCCCGGAGCTGCCGGCTAAAGCTGGGATGCGTGGCGAAGCAGAGAATGGGGAAAACGGGCTGGATGTGGGCGCTTTTCGCCCTTACAGCTGCGGGGAGACGCCGCCGCGATGCGGGCAGCACATCTCGGGCTTGGTGAGCGTTCACCTCCACGGCGTGCGGGACCTGAAGCCGCCGCGGGCCGAAGCCCGGGAGGTTTTTTGCGTCTTGCAGGTGGACGCGGCCAACCGGGCTCGTACGGCTTTGCTGCCCTGCAAAACGGCGTTCCTCGGCCTCAACCACACCTTCAACCTGGAGCTGGAGGGTGCCCGGCACCTCAAGGTGATCGTCTTCTCTTGGGATCCCACCTCTTGCCGCAACCGTCTCTGCTGCCACGGCACCGTGGTCCTGCCCCACATCTTCCGAG GTTGCCGGGCCCAGCAGCTGGCGGTTCGGTTGCAACCTCGCGGCGTCCTCTACTCCAAATTCACCTTGGTGGAGCAATGGGAGAATCCCAGCGAGCGGGAACCCCGGGTCTTTGGCGTGGAACTGGGCCAACTGGTGGAGAGGGAGAAGACGGCCACCAAGGTCCCCTTGCTCATCCAGAAATGCGTGGCCGAGATAGAGAAACGAGGGCTGAAG GTGGTGGGGTTGTACCGGCTCTGCGGCTCGGCTGCCGTCAAGAAGGAGCTTCGTGATGCCTTCGAGAGGGACAGTGCGGCCGTGACACTCTCGGAGCAGCTCTACCCTGACATCAACGTCATCACGG GGATCCTCAAGGATTACCTGCGGGAGCTGCCCACGCCGCTCATCACCCCCACACTCTACCACGTCGTACTGGAGGCCATGGCCAAAcgacccccccgcgcccccccggcaGAGCGGGATGCTGTCACCCTGCTCGACTGCCTGCCCGCCATCGAGAAG gCCACGTTGACGCGTCTGCTGGACCACCTCAGCCTGGTGGCTTCTTTCCACGACTTCAACCGCATGAACTCGCAGAACATCGCCGTCTGCTTCGGCCCCGTCCTGCTCACCCAGAACCAGGAGCCCCGGTGTTCTGGCCCCGGCACCCGCGGTTACGCCCACTGCGAGGACATCGCCAGCGCCGTTGACTTCAAGAGGCACATCGAGGTGCTGCACTACCTGCTGCAGGCCTGGCCGG CCCCTCGCTCAGCCCTGGCCCCCCAACTTTGGGAGGGGGCGCAGCCCGGTTGCCTGCAGCAGCAACGGGGGCCAGTGCTGCGCCTGGACCTGCTGGAGAACGCGGTGGTGGCCCGTCACCGTCCCCGAGGACCGGAGAGTCCCCCCAGCAACCGCTACGCCGGCGACTGGAGCATCTGCGACCACCAGTTCCTGCTGGTACCCGGCGCAGCCGGCAACGCTGACTACGACGAGGCAGCGACTGGCGATGATGACAGCGAGGTGCCACCACGGCGGCCCCCGCACCAGCGGACCCTCTTGGTGGCCGATTTTGCCCTGGGCGAGGAGCCGGAGGCGGCCTTCGGCCCCCGCCTCAACCTCAAGGACTTCGACGCGCTCATCCTCGACCTGGAGCGGGAGCTTGGCAAGCAGATCAACGTCTGCCTGTGA